A portion of the Streptomyces sp. YPW6 genome contains these proteins:
- a CDS encoding PBSX family phage terminase large subunit, producing the protein MSRSLALSPKQIDSIMEARAFQNIWEGSVRSGKTIASLLRWLDFVSDRPEGGELVMVGRTRDSLARNVFGPLTDPSIFGPLARDIMYTNGAPTATVLGRVVHTLGANDAQAEPKVRGLTCAGAYVDELTTLPRTFYDQLNARCSVEGSKIFGTTNPDNPNHWARKEYLLRPRETRLRSWHFVMDDNPGLSDAYKARTKASYRGLFYKRNVLGMWVMAEGAIYEAYDEAQHVVDTLPEMRRYWIGVDYGTVNPTSAILLGLGVDDRLYAVAEWRHDSRAAQRQMTDAQYSAAIREWVADLGIRPEWTFIDPSAASFITQLWADGYPSIARASNEVSDGIRSVASALAAGRLRIHRSCTGLLDEIPGYVWDEKAAEKGEDRPVKLNDHSVDALRYAVHSAAHEWRHILALAA; encoded by the coding sequence ATGAGCCGTAGCCTCGCGCTCTCCCCGAAGCAGATCGATTCGATCATGGAGGCGCGCGCCTTCCAGAACATCTGGGAAGGCTCGGTTCGATCGGGCAAGACGATCGCCAGCCTGCTCCGCTGGCTCGACTTCGTGTCGGACCGGCCCGAGGGCGGCGAGCTGGTCATGGTCGGCCGCACCCGCGACAGCCTCGCCCGTAACGTGTTCGGCCCCCTGACCGATCCGTCGATCTTCGGGCCGCTCGCCCGCGACATCATGTACACCAACGGGGCCCCCACCGCCACGGTGCTGGGCCGCGTCGTGCACACGTTGGGCGCCAACGACGCGCAGGCCGAACCGAAGGTCAGAGGTTTGACGTGCGCGGGCGCGTACGTGGACGAGCTGACCACCCTGCCGCGCACCTTCTATGACCAGCTCAACGCCCGTTGCAGCGTCGAGGGTTCGAAGATCTTCGGGACGACCAACCCGGACAACCCGAACCACTGGGCGCGCAAGGAGTACCTACTCCGCCCGCGCGAGACCCGGCTCCGGTCCTGGCACTTCGTCATGGACGACAATCCCGGTCTGTCGGACGCGTACAAGGCGCGCACCAAGGCCAGCTATCGCGGCCTGTTCTACAAGCGGAACGTGCTCGGCATGTGGGTTATGGCCGAGGGCGCGATCTACGAGGCGTACGACGAGGCACAGCACGTCGTCGACACCCTGCCGGAGATGCGCCGTTACTGGATCGGCGTGGACTATGGCACCGTGAACCCGACGAGCGCGATCCTGCTCGGTCTCGGTGTCGACGACCGGCTGTACGCGGTCGCCGAGTGGCGGCACGACTCCCGCGCCGCGCAACGTCAGATGACCGATGCGCAGTACAGCGCCGCCATCCGCGAATGGGTGGCGGACCTGGGCATTCGGCCGGAGTGGACGTTCATCGACCCGTCGGCCGCGTCCTTCATCACGCAGCTGTGGGCTGACGGCTACCCGAGCATCGCCCGCGCCTCGAACGAGGTCAGCGACGGAATCAGGAGTGTGGCGTCCGCGCTCGCGGCCGGCCGACTCCGCATCCACCGGTCCTGTACCGGGCTGCTCGACGAGATCCCCGGTTACGTCTGGGACGAGAAGGCAGCGGAGAAGGGCGAGGACCGCCCGGTGAAGCTCAACGATCACTCCGTGGACGCGCTCAGGTACGCCGTGCATTCCGCCGCCCACGAGTGGCGGCACATCCTCGCCCTAGCCGCATAG
- a CDS encoding helix-turn-helix domain-containing protein, producing MGRPITETDRRAVRRHHAAGLSRNAIAKKIGRSASTVSKIAGDFEPPLSFDRAAEVATATAVRKADLDARRTEMAHRLHDVAERELGKMTAPTLYWEWGGKDHTYAQKQQPEPTPADRRTMMATAGAALDRSLKLLPPKQDPGEQGRSVVGELMAGLARDYVARHGGPPPEADDDQAAADEP from the coding sequence ATGGGCCGACCCATCACTGAAACAGACCGGCGAGCGGTACGCCGCCACCACGCCGCGGGCCTCTCCCGCAACGCCATCGCGAAGAAGATCGGGCGCAGCGCTAGCACCGTCTCGAAGATCGCCGGGGACTTTGAGCCCCCGCTCAGTTTCGACCGCGCCGCCGAGGTAGCCACCGCAACCGCCGTACGCAAGGCGGACCTTGATGCCCGGCGCACCGAGATGGCACATCGGCTGCACGACGTGGCCGAGCGCGAACTCGGCAAGATGACCGCCCCAACTCTCTACTGGGAGTGGGGCGGCAAGGACCACACCTACGCGCAGAAGCAGCAGCCCGAGCCGACGCCGGCCGACCGCCGCACCATGATGGCGACCGCCGGGGCCGCGCTCGACCGCTCCCTCAAGCTGCTGCCGCCGAAGCAGGACCCGGGCGAGCAGGGGCGCAGCGTGGTCGGCGAGCTGATGGCGGGGCTGGCCCGGGACTACGTGGCACGCCACGGCGGGCCGCCCCCCGAGGCCGACGACGACCAGGCCGCCGCCGATGAGCCGTAG